The genomic window CCCGGTACGAACGTTCTAAGGCCAGTTGCTCGTCTTTGGTCTGCAACTTTATCAAATCTGGGTGTAGCTTATCGGCATAGGCCAATAAAGTGTCTAATAACTGCTGTTGTGGTTTGTTTTTTAATGGAGTTTCTAATGGCGGACGGGCACTTTCTGGGAGTTCTAGAGGTTGGGCCTGCTCGTTCCAAAGATGGTTAGAAAGCGTGAGGCGAGCGTTGGTTAAATCTACTTTCATTTTTTCGAATTGAATTAAACGATCTTGTACGGTAATTGCCGCCTCTACCGAATCGATACTGGCTTTGTCTCCTAAAACAGTTTGCTTGCTGATGGCTTTGAAGCGGGTTTGTGCCAACTCGAGCCCTTCGCTAATTAATTGAAATTGTTTGTAGGCAAAATACCAGTCCCAATAGTCGCTTACAATAGTAAACCAGGTGGTGTTAATTTGTTTTACTCGCTCTGCTTCGGCATATTTTACCATTACCTTAGCTTGTTTTAGGGTGTTGCGCCTAGAGTCTATGAGTAATCCTTGGCCTAGTGGAATGCTGATGCCTATGCCAGTTAAACCAGCGGTAGACGTGCTTGTTTCGGGATTGGTGTAATCTCCCACATTTCTGTCGTAGCCCAACTTTAAATCTGCTCCAGCAAGCCAAAGCGGCACTTTTAATTCGCTCGTCCAGCGATTGTAGTATTCGGAATTGCCAAAAACCTTTCTGTCGAAGCCTGCTTTTAGGGCAGGATCAAAATAGCCTAACGATTGCATTACATTAGCCTTTGCAGCTTCGCTTAAAAGGGCTGCCTGCTTAATTATAGGGTGATTTTGAAATACGATTTCCCGTAAGTCATCAATTAAGAATACTTTGCCGGTATCTGTTTGGGCATGGCTGTTTTTCATCATCAATAGGAAGAAAAACAATAAGCATAGTTTTTTCATGATTTCCTATTTTGCTACTTCGCCTTTTGGTTCTTTTTCTAAACTTGGGGGAAATCCATTTAGCTGTCGCCATATTTCATACCATACCGGTACCGAATTTAAGATTACCCTGCCATAAGCTCCCGATCCTTGACGAAGTTGGATAGGCCAAGGGTCATCTTTTTCTGGAACGGGAACCATTTGTTTTACCAAAACCCTGTATGTGCCATTTGGGCTTGCCATCTTATCGATAGAAAAAACCCTTCCGGCAAATGTACCTACCGCTACCGATGGCCAACCAGAAAATTGTACCGAAGGCCATCCTTCAAACTGTAAACGCACTTCGCTTCGGTCGAGTATCAAAGGTACGTCCATGGCGTCTACATAAATTTCTGCGGCAACCAAAGGGTTTTTGGGCTGTAGGGTTGCTACAGACTCGCCTTCTTTAATATTTTCGCCAATACCTGCTTTCATGGTTTTAATAACATAACCATCTTGTGGCGCTCTAACAGCGTATAAACCCTGCCTAAAACCGATGTTGGCAATTTCATTACGCAGCTTGGCAATATCTCCCTGTGCAGATGCCTGACCCGACAGTGCCGAGCCCATTTCTGACTGCGCCTTGGCCAAGGCCTCTTGATATTTAGCCCTGATGTTATCAAGCTCTATTTGTGCATTGATTAACGTTTGCTTGGCAATGTTTAACTTGTTTTGCTGCGCAATTAGTTTGGCATTGTCGTTCTGAAAGTTCATTCTGCGGGTTTCGATATCGGTTAGCGAAAACAGCCCATCTTTATAACCTTGCTCGTAACGTTCTAATCTAGCCTGACTTACCTTGAAAAACTGTTGCACGGCAACAAGGTCGGCGCTATCGCTTTTTACATAATCGCGGCTTTGTTTTACTTTGTTCTCAGCAGCAATAAGTTGAAGGCTTAAACCTCTGTTAAGTGCTTGTATTTGAGTGTTGGTAGCCTGCATTTTTTGTTTGGCAGCCTCTTCGCTTCCCTTTTTTGCTTCTAGTTGTTCTTGTAAACGAACCGACAAATTGGGGTCGAAGTAAGATTGATTAACTTCGGAAATAAGTAAAATGGTGTCGCCTTTTTTAACTTCCTGACCTTCTCTAACATACCAACGCTCTATACGGCCGCCAATTTGGTTTTGTACCGTTTGTGGGCGGTCTTCGGGATTTAGTGCCGTAACGGTGCCTCTGCCAGGTATGGTTTGGCGCCAGGGTAAAAATAAAATGATGAAAAATAGGATGAAAATAAACAGGATGATTCTCTTTAGCAGAAGCATTCTGCTAATTGGTATTAACGATGCATTAGATTTTTCTGCAAGATTTTCCCAATGTTGCTGATGGTTTACTTCGTGACGATTAGCCATTTTTAACCTCCTCTCCGTCGTAAAGTTCTAGGTCTGTTACCACAGCTATTTTTTCTGCGCTGGTAATCATGTCAAATATGGTGTTCATACTGGTCATGATTTTTTCTACGGCATAGCTAATTTGCACCACAATTACCTCTGCGGCCACAAATTGTCCGAAAGTCATTTGGCGCTCTATTACAAAATACGATCCCATTAATAATAATGCACCCATCAATACTGCTCTAATAAGAATAGAACTGGCAAACAATTTACGTAGCATTTTAAAGTGGTTTGTTCTAGATTTTAGATAGTTAGAGGTAATCTCATCCGTTATTTTTATGGCCTCATCCATCTTTCCCTTGTTTCCTCTGTAATGATCTAAGTTGGCGGCAATTTCTTCCAAGTAGGCTACTACTTCAAATTTGTAAGTAGATTCTTTGATACTCGTTTTTACCGCCTCTTTAAAGTAAAGGCCAATAATGATAGGTAGCACCAGTACGATGAAAATACCAAAAGCCAAGTAAAATGGATGGTAGAATGATAGCAAAATAGCACTAAAAACAATCAGTATGGCCGCTGCGATAATTTCTACCACCAATTTAGTTAATCCTTTTTGTATGGTTAAAATTCCGAAAAACCGATTGATCAGCTCTGGCGGATACTCGCCTTCCAGTTCAGCTTTTTTGATACGTGGTAGACGGTAGGCAAACTCTAGCGAAGTACGGGCAAATATTTTTTGCTCTACCAGTTCTACTAGGCTAAGTTGGCCAATTAGTAATAGTCCGCCAAAAATAATACCCG from Pedobacter sp. SL55 includes these protein-coding regions:
- a CDS encoding HlyD family secretion protein, which gives rise to MANRHEVNHQQHWENLAEKSNASLIPISRMLLLKRIILFIFILFFIILFLPWRQTIPGRGTVTALNPEDRPQTVQNQIGGRIERWYVREGQEVKKGDTILLISEVNQSYFDPNLSVRLQEQLEAKKGSEEAAKQKMQATNTQIQALNRGLSLQLIAAENKVKQSRDYVKSDSADLVAVQQFFKVSQARLERYEQGYKDGLFSLTDIETRRMNFQNDNAKLIAQQNKLNIAKQTLINAQIELDNIRAKYQEALAKAQSEMGSALSGQASAQGDIAKLRNEIANIGFRQGLYAVRAPQDGYVIKTMKAGIGENIKEGESVATLQPKNPLVAAEIYVDAMDVPLILDRSEVRLQFEGWPSVQFSGWPSVAVGTFAGRVFSIDKMASPNGTYRVLVKQMVPVPEKDDPWPIQLRQGSGAYGRVILNSVPVWYEIWRQLNGFPPSLEKEPKGEVAK
- a CDS encoding ABC transporter transmembrane domain-containing protein, whose product is MSNKHDAPLRPWQRLIAILHFERSSINYILFYAILIGLIGLTLPLGTTAIFNLLSNGSMYSSTYILIGVVLAGIIFGGLLLIGQLSLVELVEQKIFARTSLEFAYRLPRIKKAELEGEYPPELINRFFGILTIQKGLTKLVVEIIAAAILIVFSAILLSFYHPFYLAFGIFIVLVLPIIIGLYFKEAVKTSIKESTYKFEVVAYLEEIAANLDHYRGNKGKMDEAIKITDEITSNYLKSRTNHFKMLRKLFASSILIRAVLMGALLLMGSYFVIERQMTFGQFVAAEVIVVQISYAVEKIMTSMNTIFDMITSAEKIAVVTDLELYDGEEVKNG
- a CDS encoding TolC family protein: MKKLCLLFFFLLMMKNSHAQTDTGKVFLIDDLREIVFQNHPIIKQAALLSEAAKANVMQSLGYFDPALKAGFDRKVFGNSEYYNRWTSELKVPLWLAGADLKLGYDRNVGDYTNPETSTSTAGLTGIGISIPLGQGLLIDSRRNTLKQAKVMVKYAEAERVKQINTTWFTIVSDYWDWYFAYKQFQLISEGLELAQTRFKAISKQTVLGDKASIDSVEAAITVQDRLIQFEKMKVDLTNARLTLSNHLWNEQAQPLELPESARPPLETPLKNKPQQQLLDTLLAYADKLHPDLIKLQTKDEQLALERSYRAELLKPKLNVGASLLSMRRDFNSNIPDYYDFNMGNYKLGLDFVFPLFLRAERGKLKEVKIKQLELQYNIQQTNREIKNSVIASYNQLDAYSQQLSVQTRNIVNQETLLKGETAKFSLGESTLFLINARETKLIDMKIKREEMVIGYEKKLAELYYKAGTRL